One window of the Methylocystis parvus OBBP genome contains the following:
- a CDS encoding DUF6460 domain-containing protein has translation MTDRGPFANWPHLDKKPPRAERELLLLPSETESNRDHFSMASKNALEDFLGGSPLSVAIRLLFISLVVGALLMWLDIKPMDIIHGVQAFIDRIYRLGFDAVRELASYVVAGAAIVIPAWFVLRLLNMGGRK, from the coding sequence ATGACCGATCGGGGACCCTTCGCCAACTGGCCGCATCTCGACAAAAAGCCGCCGCGCGCCGAGCGCGAATTATTGCTGCTTCCTTCTGAAACGGAATCGAACAGGGACCATTTCTCCATGGCGTCAAAGAACGCGCTCGAAGATTTTCTCGGCGGCTCGCCGCTCAGCGTCGCGATCAGGCTTCTCTTCATCTCGCTCGTCGTCGGCGCGCTGCTGATGTGGCTCGACATCAAGCCGATGGACATCATCCATGGCGTGCAGGCTTTTATCGACCGTATCTACAGGCTTGGCTTCGACGCCGTCCGAGAGCTCGCAAGCTATGTCGTCGCCGGCGCGGCGATCGTCATTCCGGCGTGGTTCGTGTTGAGGCTGTTGAATATGGGCGGGCGCAAGTGA
- a CDS encoding Hsp20 family protein has translation MSRPPLNSPFLLGFDEIERALDRVARSGTDGYPPYNIERIPRSETEPERLRITLAVAGFTREQLDVSLEENQLVIRGRQVDDRERHFLHRGIAARQFQRAFLLAEGMQVLGADLVNGLLSVDLVRPEPARVIKKIDITARD, from the coding sequence ATGTCGCGTCCGCCGCTCAATTCGCCGTTTCTCCTGGGTTTCGACGAAATCGAACGGGCGCTCGACCGGGTCGCGCGCAGCGGCACGGACGGCTATCCTCCTTATAACATCGAGCGCATTCCGCGCAGCGAGACGGAGCCCGAACGGCTGCGCATCACGCTCGCCGTCGCCGGCTTCACGCGCGAGCAGCTCGACGTCTCGCTGGAGGAAAACCAGCTCGTCATTCGGGGGCGTCAGGTCGACGACCGCGAGCGCCATTTCCTGCATCGCGGCATCGCCGCGCGCCAGTTTCAGCGCGCGTTTTTGCTGGCCGAAGGGATGCAGGTGCTGGGCGCCGATCTCGTGAACGGGCTCCTGTCGGTGGATCTGGTGCGGCCGGAGCCCGCGCGGGTGATCAAGAAGATCGACATCACCGCGCGGGATTGA
- a CDS encoding GNAT family N-acetyltransferase → MAEKFTARFIQSLDKVDAAAWDSCANPTSPPESDGERFNPFIAHAFLSALERSGSVGARTGWSPVHVLVEDEDKRLVACAPAYLKAHSLGEYVFDQSWAQAYERAGGSYYPKVQAAAPFTPVTGRRLLVAPSAPEAARAALIAALRGLCKATQASSVHVTYPTPAEANALRDAGFILRAGEQFHFVNEGYSSFEDFLGDLSSRKRKGLKRERREALGDDLSIERLRGAEIAPHHWDAFFAFYMDTGARKWGRPYLTRAFFDLIGTAMADRILLVMAKQGGDYVAGAINFLGDDAIYGRNWGALIERQFLHFEVCYYQAIDYAIERGYKRVEAGAQGEHKLARGYRPVVTWSAHDFADAGFHAAIADYCRRERAALDEMMAEQEAALPFRKDEKDKEETT, encoded by the coding sequence ATGGCTGAGAAATTCACGGCGCGCTTCATTCAGTCGCTCGACAAGGTCGATGCCGCGGCATGGGACTCCTGCGCCAATCCGACGTCTCCTCCGGAGAGCGACGGCGAGCGTTTCAATCCTTTCATCGCCCACGCATTTCTGAGCGCGCTGGAGCGTTCCGGCTCCGTCGGCGCGCGCACGGGCTGGTCGCCGGTTCATGTGCTCGTCGAAGACGAAGACAAACGCCTCGTCGCCTGCGCGCCCGCTTATCTCAAGGCGCATAGTCTCGGCGAATATGTCTTCGATCAAAGTTGGGCGCAGGCCTATGAAAGAGCCGGCGGCAGCTACTATCCGAAGGTGCAGGCGGCCGCGCCCTTCACGCCGGTGACGGGACGACGCCTGCTCGTCGCGCCCAGCGCGCCCGAAGCCGCGCGCGCGGCGCTCATCGCCGCCTTGCGCGGCCTTTGCAAGGCGACGCAGGCTTCTTCCGTCCATGTGACCTATCCGACCCCCGCGGAAGCGAATGCGCTGCGCGACGCCGGGTTCATCCTGCGCGCGGGCGAGCAGTTTCACTTCGTCAATGAGGGCTATTCGAGTTTCGAGGATTTTCTCGGCGACCTCTCCTCGCGCAAACGCAAAGGTCTGAAGCGCGAGAGGCGGGAGGCTTTGGGCGACGATCTTTCGATCGAACGCCTGAGAGGCGCCGAGATCGCGCCCCATCATTGGGACGCCTTCTTCGCCTTCTACATGGACACCGGCGCGCGAAAATGGGGGCGGCCTTATCTCACGCGCGCTTTCTTCGATCTCATCGGCACCGCGATGGCGGATCGCATTCTGCTCGTCATGGCGAAGCAAGGCGGGGACTATGTCGCGGGCGCGATCAACTTTCTCGGCGACGACGCCATTTACGGCCGCAATTGGGGCGCGCTGATCGAAAGGCAGTTCCTGCATTTCGAGGTCTGTTATTATCAGGCGATCGATTATGCGATCGAGCGCGGCTATAAGCGCGTCGAGGCCGGCGCGCAGGGCGAGCACAAGCTCGCGCGCGGCTACCGCCCGGTCGTCACATGGTCGGCGCATGATTTCGCGGATGCGGGCTTTCACGCGGCGATCGCGGATTATTGCCGCCGGGAGCGCGCGGCGCTCGACGAGATGATGGCGGAGCAGGAAGCCGCCCTGCCCTTCAGGAAAGACGAGAAGGACAAAGAGGAGACGACATGA
- a CDS encoding cupredoxin domain-containing protein, translating into MNKYAAAILIFVTGFAGAAAAETYTLTIKDHKFEPVELKIPADKAATLVVKNLDATPEEFESKPFRIEKVVPANSEASFQLRAMKPGRYKFFGEFHEDSAKGEVVVE; encoded by the coding sequence ATGAACAAATACGCGGCGGCGATTTTGATTTTCGTCACGGGTTTCGCGGGCGCAGCCGCCGCCGAAACCTATACGCTGACGATCAAGGACCATAAGTTCGAGCCTGTCGAGCTCAAAATTCCCGCCGACAAGGCGGCGACGCTCGTCGTGAAAAATCTCGACGCCACGCCCGAGGAATTCGAGTCGAAGCCTTTCCGCATCGAGAAGGTGGTTCCGGCGAATAGCGAGGCGAGCTTCCAGTTGCGCGCGATGAAGCCCGGCCGCTACAAATTCTTCGGCGAATTCCACGAGGACAGCGCCAAGGGCGAAGTGGTCGTCGAATAA
- a CDS encoding DUF1348 family protein, whose protein sequence is MTDAPRPPLPPFTRETAIRKVRMAEDAWNMRDPERVSLAYTADSRWRNRAEFPVGRAQIVEFLKRKWARELDYRLIKELWTFADNRIAVRFAYEFHDDVGNWFRSYGNENWEFDENGLMRLRFASINDLPIEESARKYRWPLGPRPADHPGLSDLGL, encoded by the coding sequence ATGACCGACGCGCCCCGCCCGCCTCTGCCGCCTTTCACCCGCGAGACCGCGATCCGGAAAGTGCGCATGGCCGAAGACGCCTGGAACATGCGCGATCCGGAACGCGTCTCGCTCGCCTATACGGCGGATTCGCGCTGGCGCAACCGCGCGGAGTTTCCCGTCGGGCGCGCGCAGATCGTCGAATTTCTGAAACGCAAATGGGCGCGCGAGCTCGACTACCGGCTCATCAAGGAGCTGTGGACCTTCGCCGACAACCGCATCGCCGTGCGCTTCGCCTATGAATTTCACGACGACGTGGGGAACTGGTTCCGCTCCTATGGCAACGAGAATTGGGAGTTCGACGAGAACGGGCTGATGCGCCTGCGTTTCGCCAGCATCAACGATCTGCCGATCGAAGAAAGCGCGCGCAAATATCGCTGGCCGCTCGGCCCTCGCCCGGCCGATCATCCCGGCCTCTCCGATCTCGGACTTTGA
- a CDS encoding carboxymuconolactone decarboxylase family protein, translating to MSTVRLLNDDELSPQAREVFADIRATRQSDVVNNFWRALAHDPVTLKRTWESVKAVMGPGALDPKVKEMIYIAVSVAHGCPYCIHSHTAGARAKGMTDAEYAELVAVIGMASETNRLVTALGVPIDAAFEVS from the coding sequence ATGTCGACCGTCCGACTCCTGAACGACGACGAACTTTCTCCGCAAGCGCGCGAAGTCTTCGCCGACATACGCGCGACGCGCCAAAGCGACGTCGTGAATAATTTCTGGCGCGCGCTGGCGCATGATCCCGTCACGCTGAAACGCACATGGGAGAGCGTGAAGGCGGTGATGGGGCCCGGCGCGCTCGACCCGAAGGTCAAGGAGATGATCTATATCGCCGTCTCGGTCGCGCATGGCTGCCCCTACTGCATCCATTCGCACACCGCCGGCGCGCGGGCCAAAGGCATGACCGATGCGGAATATGCCGAGCTCGTCGCCGTCATCGGCATGGCGTCGGAGACAAACCGTCTGGTGACGGCGCTGGGCGTCCCGATCGACGCGGCTTTCGAGGTTTCGTGA
- a CDS encoding extensin family protein translates to MFGRLSLFLLFLAATLAGCSGPLKPQRPAWRTQAENACVAQRRVQASEWIALANEVDGPGICGLTKPFKVTALQSGSVSFNSTATLDCSMVAELDAWVADTVQPAAQARFGQRVMRIDSMGSYACRGMNNQRGAQLSEHSFGNALDIGGFVLEDGRQITLVRDWWRGDEQARAFLMDVHRGSCGHFSTVLSPGSNAFHYNHIHVDLAQHGRAGRSICKPAPQETSPPPDQSPLVAMQNAKPMMGEETDNDTTGKPPAAAYEGGDSLGPINAPDAPLPPRRDDPTAGEADLTSSIRRR, encoded by the coding sequence ATGTTCGGCCGCCTGTCCCTCTTTCTGCTCTTCCTGGCAGCGACGCTTGCCGGTTGTTCCGGGCCGCTCAAGCCACAGCGGCCCGCATGGCGCACCCAGGCCGAGAACGCCTGCGTCGCGCAAAGGCGCGTGCAAGCTTCCGAATGGATCGCGCTCGCGAATGAAGTCGACGGGCCCGGCATTTGCGGTCTCACCAAGCCGTTCAAGGTGACGGCGCTGCAAAGTGGAAGCGTCTCGTTCAATTCGACGGCGACGCTTGATTGCTCCATGGTCGCGGAGCTCGACGCCTGGGTCGCCGATACGGTGCAGCCGGCCGCGCAGGCGCGCTTCGGCCAACGCGTCATGCGCATCGACTCGATGGGCTCCTACGCCTGCCGCGGCATGAACAATCAGCGCGGGGCCCAGCTCTCCGAACACTCCTTCGGCAACGCCCTCGATATTGGCGGCTTCGTGCTGGAGGACGGCCGCCAGATCACGCTGGTGCGCGACTGGTGGCGCGGCGACGAACAGGCGCGGGCCTTTCTGATGGACGTGCATCGCGGCTCCTGCGGGCATTTTTCAACCGTGCTCTCGCCGGGCTCCAACGCCTTCCACTACAACCACATTCACGTCGATCTGGCGCAGCATGGGCGCGCGGGCCGCTCCATCTGCAAGCCCGCGCCGCAGGAAACGTCGCCGCCGCCCGATCAATCGCCCCTCGTCGCGATGCAGAACGCCAAGCCGATGATGGGCGAGGAAACGGACAACGACACGACGGGCAAGCCGCCAGCCGCAGCCTATGAGGGCGGGGATTCGCTCGGGCCGATCAACGCGCCCGATGCGCCGCTGCCGCCGCGCCGCGACGATCCGACGGCGGGAGAGGCGGATCTGACCTCGTCGATCCGGCGAAGGTGA
- a CDS encoding DUF2852 domain-containing protein: MSCDRNSRMSSSSPWGHDAFGRHGGCAHWRPFEVAAVVIGFFIFWPIGLALLLFKLWGKSFGYEGDLFSLAAEQGAKMRSAFGDVSRDGGRGWAGPSFMRSTGNVAFDEWREGELARLEEERRKLAEAEREFAEHIAELRRAKDKDEFESFMRARKGNAQ; encoded by the coding sequence ATGAGCTGCGACCGTAATTCCCGAATGTCCTCGTCCTCCCCCTGGGGACATGACGCCTTCGGACGTCACGGAGGATGCGCGCATTGGAGGCCGTTCGAAGTCGCGGCCGTCGTCATCGGCTTCTTCATCTTCTGGCCGATCGGCCTTGCGCTTCTGCTTTTCAAGCTGTGGGGCAAGAGCTTCGGCTATGAGGGCGATCTCTTCTCCCTCGCCGCCGAGCAGGGAGCCAAAATGCGGTCGGCCTTCGGCGACGTTTCGCGCGATGGCGGGCGCGGCTGGGCGGGACCGTCCTTCATGCGCTCGACCGGCAATGTCGCCTTCGACGAATGGCGCGAGGGCGAACTCGCCCGGCTCGAGGAAGAGCGCCGCAAACTCGCCGAGGCCGAGCGCGAATTCGCCGAGCACATCGCCGAGCTGCGCCGCGCCAAGGACAAGGACGAGTTCGAAAGCTTCATGCGCGCCCGTAAGGGGAACGCGCAGTAA
- a CDS encoding FTR1 family iron permease, which produces MLGALIIVFREAIEAGLIVGIVAAVTRGVAGSRLYITGGVAAGALGATVVAAFAEQLSKAFEGSGQEYFNAGVLALAVAMLAWHNIWMAKHGRELAQELSAVGKAVASGDRTLFALAAVVGLAVLREGAEVALFLYGVLASGESGASVLIGGAGGLALGALTSVATFYGLVSIPPKKLFAVTTGLITLLAAGLAAQAVAFLQQAGAITSLTDTLWDTSWILSDKSIPGRVLHTLIGYADQPSQMQVVVYAVTIAAIMATTKLATMGGRPQVRAPAE; this is translated from the coding sequence ATGCTGGGCGCGCTGATCATCGTCTTTCGAGAGGCCATAGAGGCGGGCCTCATCGTCGGCATCGTCGCCGCGGTGACGCGCGGCGTCGCGGGGTCGCGCCTCTATATTACGGGCGGCGTGGCGGCGGGCGCGCTCGGCGCGACGGTCGTCGCGGCTTTCGCCGAGCAACTCTCCAAAGCCTTCGAAGGCAGCGGGCAGGAATATTTCAACGCCGGCGTGCTGGCGCTCGCCGTCGCCATGCTCGCCTGGCACAACATCTGGATGGCGAAGCACGGGCGCGAACTCGCGCAGGAGCTTTCCGCCGTCGGCAAGGCGGTGGCGAGCGGCGACCGCACCCTCTTTGCGCTCGCGGCCGTCGTCGGCCTCGCCGTGCTGCGGGAAGGCGCCGAAGTCGCGCTGTTTCTCTATGGCGTGCTGGCCTCGGGCGAATCCGGCGCGAGCGTGCTGATCGGCGGCGCGGGCGGCCTCGCGCTCGGCGCGCTGACCAGCGTCGCGACCTTCTACGGCCTCGTCTCGATTCCGCCGAAGAAACTCTTCGCCGTGACGACAGGGCTCATTACGCTGCTCGCGGCGGGTCTCGCGGCGCAGGCCGTCGCTTTCCTGCAGCAGGCGGGCGCGATCACGTCGCTCACCGATACGCTGTGGGACACGTCCTGGATTCTCTCGGATAAAAGCATCCCCGGCCGCGTGCTGCATACGCTGATCGGCTATGCCGACCAGCCCTCGCAAATGCAGGTCGTGGTTTATGCGGTGACGATCGCCGCGATCATGGCGACGACGAAGCTCGCGACGATGGGCGGGAGGCCGCAGGTAAGGGCGCCGGCGGAGTAG
- the glyA gene encoding serine hydroxymethyltransferase produces the protein MPLPSPAYFTPGLDADPELAAAINGELARQRDGIELIASENIVSALVLAAQGSVLTNKTVEGAAYARYYGGAEYADAIEALAIARATKLFGCRFANVQPHSGSNANAGAFLGLLNLGDAILSMNVAAGGHISHGHPATLTGRDYKITHYGVNRVSERIDLDELRDLARAARPKMIVAGGSAYPRAIDFAGLRAIADEMDAFLLVDMAHFAGLVATGLYPNPFPHAHVVTTTTYKSLRGARGGMVLWNDERLSKRIDAGVFPGVQGSVMLHAVAGKAACLGEALKPDFHAYNEAVLDNARALAATLADKGLRIVTGGTDMGLMLVDLASTGVTGDVAAGALEKAGLAVNKNMIPFDPRPPEAPSGLRLSSNAGTTRGFGVSEFEKIGDWIARILRDPSDLRAIAETRQEVLALCRAFPIY, from the coding sequence ATGCCCCTCCCCTCGCCCGCTTACTTCACCCCCGGCCTCGACGCCGATCCCGAACTCGCCGCCGCCATCAATGGCGAACTTGCGCGCCAGCGCGACGGGATCGAGCTGATCGCTTCCGAAAACATCGTCTCGGCGCTGGTGCTCGCAGCGCAGGGCTCCGTGCTCACCAACAAGACCGTCGAGGGCGCGGCATACGCCCGCTATTATGGCGGCGCGGAATATGCCGACGCGATCGAGGCGCTGGCGATCGCGCGCGCGACAAAGCTGTTCGGTTGCCGCTTCGCCAATGTGCAGCCGCATTCGGGCTCCAACGCGAACGCCGGCGCGTTTCTCGGCCTTCTCAACCTCGGCGACGCGATTCTCTCCATGAATGTCGCGGCGGGCGGGCATATCAGCCATGGCCATCCCGCGACGCTCACCGGGCGCGATTACAAGATCACGCATTATGGCGTGAATCGCGTCAGCGAGCGGATCGATCTCGATGAACTGCGCGATCTTGCGCGCGCGGCGCGGCCGAAAATGATCGTCGCGGGCGGCTCGGCCTATCCGCGCGCGATCGATTTTGCGGGGCTGCGCGCCATCGCGGACGAAATGGACGCCTTTCTTCTCGTCGATATGGCCCATTTCGCCGGCCTCGTCGCGACGGGGCTTTATCCGAACCCCTTTCCGCACGCCCATGTCGTGACGACGACGACGTATAAATCCCTGCGCGGCGCGCGCGGCGGCATGGTCCTGTGGAACGACGAACGGCTCTCGAAACGCATTGACGCCGGCGTGTTTCCCGGCGTGCAGGGCTCGGTGATGCTGCACGCCGTCGCGGGGAAGGCGGCGTGTCTCGGGGAAGCGTTGAAACCTGATTTTCACGCCTATAACGAGGCCGTGCTCGACAATGCGCGCGCCCTCGCCGCGACGCTCGCCGATAAAGGCCTGCGCATCGTGACGGGCGGCACGGATATGGGATTGATGCTCGTCGATCTCGCATCGACCGGCGTCACGGGCGACGTCGCGGCCGGGGCGCTGGAGAAAGCGGGCCTCGCCGTGAACAAGAACATGATCCCCTTCGATCCGCGCCCGCCGGAAGCGCCCTCGGGCCTGCGGCTGTCGAGCAACGCCGGAACGACGCGCGGCTTCGGCGTTTCGGAATTCGAGAAAATCGGCGACTGGATCGCCCGCATTCTGCGCGACCCGTCCGATCTGCGGGCGATCGCGGAGACTCGCCAAGAAGTGCTGGCGCTCTGCAGGGCTTTTCCTATTTACTAG